One window from the genome of Thermococcus siculi encodes:
- the guaB gene encoding IMP dehydrogenase, with product MGKFEHKIVNALKGYTFDDVLLIPQPTEVEPKDVDVSTRITPNVRLNIPILSAAMDTVTEWEMAVAMAREGGLGVIHRNMSIEEQVEQVRKVKRAERFIVEEVITIGPNETLDYALFLMERNNIDGLPVVDGDGRVVGVITKKDIAAKEGNLVRDVMTGEVITASEDISVEEALDIMVANRIARLPVVNTEGRLVGIITMSDLMMRRKYRNAVRDENGDLIVAAAVGPFDLERAKALDRAGADVIVVDTAHAHNLKAIRAMKEIRKAVDADLIVGNIANPKAVDDLTFADAVKVGIGPGSICTTRIVAGVGVPQLTAVALVADKAQEYGLGVIADGGIRYSGDIVKAIAAGADAVMLGSLLAGTKEAPGKEVVINGRRYKQYRGMGSLGAMMKGGAERYYQKGHMKTRKFVPEGVEGVVPYKGPVGEVLYQLVGGLRSGMGYVGAATIGELKERGEFVIITNAGVKESHPHDILITNEAPNYPVGK from the coding sequence ATGGGAAAGTTTGAACACAAAATTGTTAATGCTCTTAAGGGATACACCTTCGACGACGTTCTTCTGATACCGCAGCCAACCGAGGTCGAGCCGAAGGACGTTGATGTTTCCACCAGGATAACGCCCAACGTGAGGCTCAACATTCCCATCCTGAGCGCGGCGATGGACACCGTCACCGAGTGGGAGATGGCCGTCGCGATGGCCAGGGAGGGCGGCCTTGGAGTTATCCACAGGAACATGAGCATCGAGGAGCAGGTTGAGCAGGTTAGGAAGGTCAAGAGAGCGGAGCGCTTCATAGTCGAGGAGGTCATAACCATTGGCCCTAATGAAACCCTCGACTACGCCCTCTTCCTCATGGAGAGAAACAACATAGACGGCCTTCCGGTCGTCGATGGGGACGGCAGGGTCGTCGGCGTCATCACCAAGAAGGACATAGCCGCCAAGGAGGGCAACCTCGTGAGGGACGTCATGACCGGGGAAGTGATAACCGCCAGCGAGGACATCTCGGTTGAGGAGGCCCTCGACATAATGGTGGCGAACAGGATAGCCCGTCTCCCCGTTGTTAACACGGAAGGCAGGCTCGTGGGAATAATCACCATGAGCGACCTCATGATGAGGCGGAAGTACAGGAACGCGGTCCGCGACGAGAACGGAGATCTTATCGTCGCTGCAGCGGTCGGCCCCTTCGATCTTGAGAGGGCAAAGGCCCTCGACAGGGCCGGAGCGGACGTCATAGTGGTCGACACCGCCCACGCCCACAACCTCAAAGCCATAAGGGCCATGAAGGAGATAAGGAAGGCGGTGGATGCAGACCTGATAGTCGGGAACATAGCGAACCCCAAAGCCGTCGACGACCTGACCTTCGCGGATGCGGTAAAGGTTGGAATCGGCCCTGGGAGTATATGCACCACGAGGATAGTCGCCGGTGTTGGAGTTCCACAGCTCACGGCAGTTGCCCTCGTAGCGGATAAAGCCCAGGAGTACGGCCTCGGTGTGATAGCCGACGGCGGAATACGCTACTCCGGCGACATCGTCAAAGCAATAGCTGCTGGAGCCGACGCCGTTATGCTCGGTTCTCTCCTCGCTGGAACCAAGGAGGCCCCCGGAAAGGAGGTGGTCATAAACGGCAGGCGCTATAAACAGTACCGCGGAATGGGCTCGCTGGGAGCGATGATGAAGGGCGGGGCCGAGAGATACTACCAGAAGGGCCACATGAAAACGAGAAAGTTCGTGCCGGAGGGCGTTGAGGGCGTCGTGCCATACAAGGGGCCTGTGGGAGAAGTCCTCTACCAGCTCGTTGGCGGCCTGCGCTCCGGGATGGGCTACGTCGGGGCCGCCACCATCGGAGAACTGAAGGAGAGGGGCGAGTTCGTGATAATCACGAACGCCGGCGTCAAGGAGAGCCACCCTCACGACATTCTGATAACGAACGAGGCTCCTAACTATCCTGTTGGGAAGTGA
- a CDS encoding lamin tail domain-containing protein: MRWVIHAVLVLILGFVASVVVASPNVVINEIMYDPPTSMGSDYDYEWIELYNPTDADVAIGGWVLKDAGGGGYTFPQESIIPAGGYVIVARDATAVKGYYVTDGSFDATAVYGDATFTLNNNGDTITLLDDQGNIVDEVQYSPSWGANGNGKTLERRDPNGSSSDQSSWAESEKDGGTPTYANTVHAPFFGAPLVVIILMAGILFSFRRR; encoded by the coding sequence ATGAGATGGGTTATCCATGCGGTACTTGTACTGATATTAGGTTTCGTAGCTTCCGTGGTTGTGGCATCCCCCAATGTTGTGATAAATGAGATTATGTACGATCCACCGACCTCCATGGGCAGTGACTATGACTACGAGTGGATCGAACTTTACAATCCCACAGACGCTGACGTTGCCATCGGGGGATGGGTCCTTAAAGACGCTGGAGGGGGCGGGTATACTTTTCCACAGGAGTCAATCATTCCTGCTGGTGGGTACGTTATTGTCGCTCGCGACGCCACTGCGGTAAAGGGATACTATGTTACAGACGGCTCTTTCGATGCCACCGCGGTTTACGGCGATGCAACATTCACCCTGAACAATAACGGGGACACAATTACTCTGTTGGATGATCAGGGGAACATTGTCGATGAAGTTCAGTATTCACCAAGCTGGGGAGCGAATGGGAATGGTAAGACCCTAGAACGCAGGGATCCGAATGGTTCATCAAGCGATCAATCCAGCTGGGCGGAGAGTGAGAAGGATGGAGGAACTCCCACTTATGCCAACACTGTACATGCCCCATTCTTTGGAGCGCCGTTGGTGGTGATCATTCTCATGGCGGGCATCCTCTTTTCCTTCCGGCGTCGGTAG
- a CDS encoding L-aspartate oxidase yields MTSVGIIGDGAAGLTAAIALARRGFEVTVIGKGFKNTNSYLAQAGIALPVLDGDSLRAHFVDTVRAGKYLNDEEAVWNVLSKASEAYDFLTSLGLEFETNETEGGHSFPRVFTIKNETGKHMMNVLHIAARELGVNFVEGLAEELAVKDGRAYGVFLDGELLEFDATVVATGGFAGLFRYTAGSPLTVGLLIGDAVMKGAFARDLEFVQFHPTGYMGKSGVKLVSEAVRGAGARLVTDEGERFVNELSTRDIVARAIYLQMLAGRRVYLDATGIEDFKRRFPQIYAFLGKDGIDPSKDLIPVSPIAHYTIGGIAVDLWYRTAIKGLYAVGEAASNGFHGANRLASNSLLECVVSGLEVARTIARDRPRASGVPDVPYTFDGLGDIDSIRELLWEHAGIVRTGERLREGLTKLKGVDADPRLKLLAKGLLECALAREESRGSHYREDFPVMRKEFERPGFFAGRCGL; encoded by the coding sequence ATGACCTCGGTTGGTATAATCGGTGACGGCGCCGCCGGCCTGACGGCCGCGATAGCCCTCGCGAGGAGAGGTTTTGAGGTTACTGTCATCGGAAAGGGCTTTAAGAATACGAACTCCTACCTGGCTCAGGCTGGAATAGCCCTTCCAGTACTCGATGGAGATTCCCTCAGGGCGCATTTCGTCGATACCGTTCGCGCGGGCAAGTACCTCAACGACGAAGAGGCTGTGTGGAACGTTCTGAGCAAGGCGAGCGAGGCCTACGACTTTTTAACCTCCCTGGGCCTGGAGTTCGAGACCAACGAGACCGAGGGCGGTCACTCCTTCCCGAGGGTATTCACGATAAAGAACGAGACCGGGAAGCACATGATGAACGTCCTCCACATAGCAGCGAGGGAGCTTGGGGTCAACTTCGTCGAGGGCCTTGCCGAGGAGCTGGCCGTAAAAGATGGGAGGGCTTACGGCGTCTTCCTCGATGGCGAGCTCTTGGAATTCGACGCGACGGTTGTGGCCACTGGTGGCTTCGCCGGCCTCTTCAGGTACACCGCCGGCTCACCTTTAACTGTTGGCCTCCTCATCGGGGACGCGGTGATGAAAGGGGCTTTTGCGAGGGATTTGGAGTTCGTCCAGTTCCATCCGACGGGCTACATGGGAAAATCCGGTGTGAAGCTCGTGAGCGAGGCCGTCCGCGGTGCAGGCGCGAGACTCGTGACCGATGAAGGCGAGCGCTTCGTCAACGAGCTGTCCACGAGGGACATCGTTGCGAGGGCCATCTACCTCCAGATGCTCGCCGGGAGAAGGGTCTACCTCGACGCTACTGGCATAGAGGACTTCAAAAGGCGCTTCCCCCAGATATACGCCTTTCTGGGGAAGGACGGCATAGATCCCTCGAAGGACTTAATCCCCGTCTCCCCGATAGCCCACTACACCATTGGAGGTATAGCAGTCGACCTCTGGTACAGGACGGCAATAAAGGGTCTCTACGCTGTAGGTGAAGCCGCCAGCAACGGCTTCCACGGGGCCAACAGGCTGGCCAGCAACTCGCTCCTCGAGTGCGTCGTCTCCGGCCTCGAGGTGGCCAGAACGATAGCGAGGGACAGGCCTAGGGCCAGTGGGGTTCCAGACGTTCCGTACACCTTCGATGGGCTGGGTGACATCGACTCCATCAGGGAGCTGCTCTGGGAGCACGCCGGGATAGTCCGGACCGGAGAAAGGCTGAGGGAAGGGCTAACAAAGCTGAAAGGCGTTGATGCAGACCCAAGGCTGAAGCTCCTCGCGAAAGGCCTCTTGGAGTGTGCCCTGGCAAGGGAGGAGAGCAGAGGCTCCCACTACCGCGAGGACTTCCCGGTTATGAGGAAGGAGTTCGAGAGGCCGGGCTTCTTCGCCGGGAGATGCGGGCTGTAA
- the nadA gene encoding quinolinate synthase NadA, translating to MERERLVEEIMRLKEERNAIIMAHNYQLPEVQDIADFLGDSLELARKAVNVDAEVIVFAGVDFMAETAKILNPDKTVLLPTRRATCAMANMLKPEHIIEVKKKYPDAPVVLYVNTTAETKALADVTVTSANAVKIVSKLDSDVIIFGPDRNLAHYVAKQTGKKVIPVPEYGHCYVHRKFTLEDVERARELYPNAKLMVHPECEPEVQERADIIVSTGGMIRRAREWNEWVVFTEREMVYRLSKLYPDIKFHPAKEDATCIGMKAITLQHVYESLRDMKYEVEVPEEIAEKARKAIERMLEMS from the coding sequence ATGGAACGCGAGAGGCTTGTTGAGGAGATAATGAGGCTTAAGGAGGAAAGGAACGCCATAATCATGGCCCACAACTATCAGCTACCGGAGGTTCAGGACATAGCGGACTTCCTCGGCGACAGCCTTGAGCTGGCGAGGAAGGCGGTGAACGTTGATGCAGAAGTCATAGTCTTTGCCGGCGTCGACTTCATGGCAGAGACGGCGAAAATCCTCAATCCTGATAAAACCGTTCTCCTTCCGACGAGGAGGGCCACATGCGCGATGGCCAACATGCTGAAGCCGGAGCACATAATCGAGGTGAAGAAAAAATACCCAGACGCTCCCGTTGTCCTCTACGTCAACACAACGGCCGAGACCAAGGCTCTGGCTGACGTGACTGTAACCTCTGCCAACGCGGTGAAGATAGTTTCCAAGCTTGACTCGGACGTCATAATCTTCGGTCCGGACAGGAATCTGGCCCATTACGTCGCAAAGCAGACCGGGAAGAAAGTCATCCCCGTTCCTGAATACGGCCACTGCTACGTCCACAGGAAGTTCACGCTGGAGGACGTTGAGCGCGCAAGGGAACTCTATCCGAACGCCAAGCTGATGGTTCACCCGGAGTGCGAGCCTGAAGTGCAGGAGAGGGCCGACATAATAGTCTCTACGGGAGGAATGATAAGGCGCGCGAGGGAGTGGAACGAGTGGGTCGTCTTCACGGAGAGGGAGATGGTCTACAGACTCAGCAAGCTCTACCCAGACATCAAGTTCCATCCCGCTAAGGAGGACGCGACCTGTATAGGAATGAAGGCGATAACGCTCCAGCACGTCTACGAGTCTCTCCGCGATATGAAGTACGAGGTGGAAGTGCCGGAGGAGATAGCGGAGAAGGCGAGGAAGGCGATAGAGAGGATGCTGGAGATGAGTTAA
- a CDS encoding ATP-binding protein: MSREETIAQIVMDYLNLSVEGVERELRVPEDIRINKAITIIGPRRAGKTFYLLQKFSKLRKSDKAAVFFPLDDDRIYPPTPEDLSALVKVFYELFPDADEKYLFLDEIQNVPNWELFVKRVMERDGFRVYLTGSSSKLLSREIATALRGRTLTFEMLPFSFREFLRAKGIEVGRYLSTREEAVVKTLLREYLEFGGFPEVVLIEDRYLKRKTLSEYVDVMLYRDVVERHGVKNLKAVRLFLKLLITSFAKEFSVNRTARYMKGIGVEVSKNTLYSYFDYFEEAYVIFQLKKFSYNLREVEKSLPKVYVVDTGLINAYSLRFGETLGRLIENAVFLELKRREKEIYYFKDERGREVDFLVKDGKDISELIQVSYSLEAPETFEREVSALLGASEKLDCENLTIINWDRDGVLDIRGKKVRLIPLWKFLLGGEGDDAR; this comes from the coding sequence ATGAGCCGCGAGGAAACGATAGCCCAGATTGTGATGGACTATCTCAACCTCAGCGTTGAAGGTGTCGAGCGTGAGCTGAGGGTTCCTGAGGACATCCGAATAAACAAGGCAATAACAATAATCGGGCCGAGGAGGGCCGGAAAGACTTTCTACCTCCTTCAAAAGTTTTCCAAACTGAGGAAGTCGGATAAAGCGGCCGTCTTCTTCCCCCTCGACGATGACAGGATATACCCTCCAACGCCCGAGGACCTTTCAGCTCTCGTGAAGGTGTTCTACGAGCTCTTCCCGGATGCCGACGAGAAGTACCTTTTCCTCGATGAGATTCAGAACGTCCCCAACTGGGAGCTTTTCGTTAAGCGCGTCATGGAACGCGATGGATTCAGGGTTTACTTAACCGGCTCCTCTTCAAAACTTCTCAGCAGGGAGATAGCAACGGCCCTTCGGGGAAGAACTCTAACCTTCGAGATGCTACCCTTCAGCTTCCGGGAGTTCCTTAGAGCGAAGGGGATTGAGGTGGGCAGGTATCTCTCGACGAGAGAAGAGGCGGTTGTCAAGACTCTTCTGAGGGAATATCTGGAGTTCGGCGGCTTTCCAGAGGTGGTTCTTATCGAGGACAGATACCTGAAGCGGAAAACGCTTTCAGAGTATGTGGATGTGATGCTGTATCGTGACGTTGTTGAAAGGCACGGGGTAAAGAATCTAAAAGCTGTGAGGCTGTTCCTGAAGCTTCTCATAACGTCCTTTGCCAAGGAGTTCTCGGTGAACCGAACGGCTAGGTACATGAAGGGCATTGGCGTGGAGGTCAGCAAGAACACCCTCTACAGCTACTTCGACTACTTTGAAGAGGCCTACGTCATCTTCCAGCTCAAGAAATTTTCCTACAACCTGAGGGAGGTTGAGAAGAGCCTTCCCAAGGTTTACGTCGTTGATACGGGTTTGATAAACGCTTACTCACTTCGCTTCGGGGAGACCCTCGGCAGACTCATCGAGAACGCCGTTTTCCTTGAACTTAAGAGGCGTGAAAAGGAGATTTACTACTTCAAGGACGAGCGTGGGAGAGAGGTTGATTTTCTCGTGAAGGATGGAAAGGACATCTCTGAGCTCATACAGGTAAGTTATTCACTTGAAGCCCCTGAAACGTTCGAAAGGGAGGTCTCGGCACTGCTGGGTGCCTCGGAGAAACTTGACTGCGAAAACCTAACGATAATAAACTGGGACAGGGATGGGGTTCTTGATATTCGGGGGAAAAAGGTCAGACTCATCCCTCTCTGGAAGTTCCTGCTTGGAGGTGAAGGTGATGATGCACGTTAG
- the nadC gene encoding carboxylating nicotinate-nucleotide diphosphorylase: protein MMHVSYLLRFIEEDAPFGDVTSEAVIPEGMEARAVIIAKQDGVIAGVEEAKALFEHFGVDVGVRKRDGETVKKGDIILELEGNARAILLVERTALNVMGRMSGIATEVRRLVEKVRAVNPKVRVAGTRKTLLKPIDKRAILIGGGEPHRFSLSDAILIKDNHLALVPLEEAIRRAKAFSVYKVVEVEVESLEDAMKAARAGADVIMLDNMAPEEIEEVLEALKREGLRDKVKIEVSGGITPENIAEYAKLDIDVISLGYLTHSVKNFDVSLEMIGKV, encoded by the coding sequence ATGATGCACGTTAGTTATCTCCTGCGCTTCATCGAGGAAGACGCCCCCTTCGGCGACGTCACGAGCGAGGCTGTAATCCCCGAGGGGATGGAGGCAAGGGCCGTTATAATCGCGAAGCAGGACGGTGTCATAGCCGGCGTTGAGGAGGCGAAGGCACTCTTCGAGCACTTTGGGGTTGATGTTGGGGTCAGGAAGCGGGACGGCGAGACCGTTAAGAAGGGAGATATTATCCTTGAGCTTGAGGGCAACGCAAGGGCAATTCTCCTCGTCGAGAGGACGGCACTCAACGTTATGGGCAGGATGAGCGGGATTGCGACCGAGGTTAGAAGGCTCGTCGAGAAGGTTAGAGCGGTCAACCCGAAGGTCAGAGTGGCAGGCACGAGGAAGACCCTGCTGAAGCCCATAGATAAGCGCGCTATTCTCATCGGAGGCGGTGAACCCCACCGCTTCTCGCTGAGCGACGCGATACTCATAAAGGACAACCACCTCGCTTTGGTCCCACTGGAGGAGGCAATAAGGCGCGCGAAGGCCTTCAGCGTTTACAAGGTCGTCGAGGTGGAAGTGGAGAGCCTTGAAGATGCCATGAAAGCTGCCAGAGCCGGCGCTGATGTGATCATGCTCGACAACATGGCGCCCGAGGAGATTGAGGAGGTCCTTGAGGCGCTGAAGCGTGAGGGACTGAGAGATAAGGTCAAAATCGAGGTCTCCGGCGGGATAACACCGGAGAACATAGCCGAGTACGCAAAGCTCGACATCGACGTCATCAGCCTCGGCTACCTCACTCACTCGGTGAAGAACTTCGATGTCAGCCTTGAGATGATTGGAAAGGTCTGA
- the pdxS gene encoding pyridoxal 5'-phosphate synthase lyase subunit PdxS, whose amino-acid sequence MGKLDVIQAKGTERLKRGFARMVKGGVIMDVTSAEQARIAEEAGAVSVMALHRVPADIRKAGGVARMAPIEKIQEIMDAVTIPVMAKVRIGHVAEARILEALGVDMIDESEVLTPSDPYFHIDKREFNVPFVCGNRNLGEAVRRIWEGAAMMRTKGEAGTGNIVEAVRHVRLLKDNISLIQHMTDEQVYGVAEKFAEPYLRLAFDVREISGLPRSVLENEPVYGHYTYREIVEGLYRILLEIKKLGRLPVVNFAAGGVATPADAALMMQMGMDGVFVGSGIFKSSDPEKMARAIVEAVNHWDEPDVLVEISREIGEPMRGQDMEELEVRLEERGV is encoded by the coding sequence ATGGGAAAGCTCGACGTTATTCAGGCGAAGGGCACCGAGAGGCTCAAGAGGGGTTTTGCCAGGATGGTGAAGGGCGGCGTCATAATGGACGTCACCAGCGCCGAGCAGGCGAGAATAGCCGAGGAGGCTGGGGCCGTCTCCGTTATGGCCCTCCACCGCGTTCCGGCGGACATCAGGAAAGCCGGGGGAGTAGCGAGGATGGCCCCGATAGAGAAGATCCAGGAGATTATGGACGCGGTGACGATTCCCGTAATGGCTAAGGTCAGGATAGGCCACGTTGCCGAGGCGAGGATTCTTGAGGCACTCGGCGTTGACATGATAGACGAGAGCGAGGTTCTCACTCCCTCGGACCCGTACTTCCACATCGACAAGCGCGAGTTCAACGTCCCCTTCGTCTGCGGCAACAGGAACCTCGGCGAGGCCGTCAGGAGGATATGGGAAGGGGCAGCCATGATGAGGACCAAGGGCGAGGCCGGAACCGGGAACATAGTCGAGGCGGTGAGGCACGTCCGCCTCCTCAAGGACAACATCTCCCTGATTCAGCACATGACCGACGAGCAGGTCTATGGAGTTGCCGAGAAGTTCGCGGAGCCTTACCTCAGGCTCGCCTTCGATGTGAGGGAGATAAGCGGCCTCCCCAGGAGCGTCCTTGAGAACGAGCCGGTCTACGGCCACTACACCTACCGCGAGATCGTTGAGGGCCTCTACAGGATACTCCTCGAGATAAAGAAGCTTGGAAGGCTTCCGGTTGTGAACTTCGCGGCCGGTGGTGTTGCTACTCCAGCGGACGCGGCTCTGATGATGCAGATGGGCATGGACGGTGTCTTCGTCGGCTCTGGAATATTCAAGAGTTCAGACCCCGAGAAGATGGCGAGGGCCATCGTTGAGGCCGTCAACCACTGGGATGAGCCGGATGTGCTCGTGGAGATAAGCAGGGAGATAGGCGAGCCGATGCGCGGGCAGGACATGGAGGAGCTTGAGGTCAGGCTTGAGGAGAGGGGCGTCTGA
- the pdxT gene encoding pyridoxal 5'-phosphate synthase glutaminase subunit PdxT, which translates to MVKVGVIGLQGDVEEHVWAAKKALGNLGVSGEVVWLKKLGQLEGISAIIIPGGESTTISRLMVKNGLFEPVKKLGEEGLPIMGTCAGLIMLSGEVIGATPEQRFLGILDVKVNRNAYGRQVDSFEAPVKLAFSDEPFPGVFIRAPKIVELLSEGVKPIAWLGDRVVGVEKDNLIGLEFHPELTEDTRVHEYFLGKAL; encoded by the coding sequence ATGGTCAAGGTGGGCGTCATCGGCCTCCAGGGGGACGTTGAGGAGCACGTATGGGCGGCCAAAAAGGCCCTTGGGAACCTCGGCGTTTCCGGGGAGGTTGTCTGGCTCAAGAAGCTTGGACAGCTTGAGGGCATCTCCGCCATCATAATCCCAGGCGGCGAGAGCACGACGATCTCAAGGCTCATGGTTAAGAACGGCCTCTTTGAACCTGTCAAAAAGCTCGGCGAGGAAGGGCTGCCAATTATGGGAACCTGCGCCGGTCTGATAATGCTCTCGGGGGAGGTTATAGGCGCGACCCCGGAGCAGAGGTTCCTCGGGATCCTCGATGTGAAGGTGAACAGAAACGCCTACGGCAGGCAGGTGGACAGCTTCGAGGCACCGGTAAAACTCGCCTTCAGTGATGAACCCTTCCCCGGTGTCTTCATCCGCGCCCCGAAGATAGTTGAACTCCTCAGCGAGGGAGTCAAACCGATAGCCTGGCTCGGGGACAGGGTCGTTGGGGTTGAGAAAGACAACCTCATCGGCCTTGAGTTTCATCCGGAGCTGACCGAGGACACAAGGGTTCACGAGTACTTTCTGGGGAAGGCGCTTTAG
- the fdhF gene encoding formate dehydrogenase subunit alpha, with the protein MSELKTVVCPYCGFGCRLLVDPRSMRVSPHKGAPNYGKLCPKGLHATEFVLSGDRLKRPLKRDGNRMKAISWGQAIEEVAQKLLEIRELYGPDAVAFLASSKVSNEENYLLQKIARLFGTNNIDNCARLCHEASVHALKMTVGAGAQTNPYEDIPNFNAVLIWGYNPAETHPVVMDYILRAKRRGAKIIVVDIRETRTMAFADYKLVIRPGTDIALANAMMHVIIKEELYDEEFIASRTVGFSELRMATKKYTPKYAERVTGVPAGTIEEVARTFALAGSGAVMWGMGLTQHVGGVENVLAVIDLALLLGYIGERGGLYPMRGQNNVQGAAYMGALSEFLPGYIPLTDERFRKRVASLWGVDDLPTERGLYLTELWDAIEDGTVKGLYVVGENPAVSEADFTRVRGALRKLDLLVVQDLFMTRTARYAHYILPASAFCEKEGSYMNSERRIQWSHRVCEPVHDSKPDWEILMMLGKALGLPGFDYRSVEEVTAEYFRLFPSLEERSVEELKNSDGIFLPRKRLHTWEFSTPDGKARLVAVEQVAPWEKPDAEYPFILTTVRLISHYNTGEMTLRSPSLVRLMGEPRVLMNEGDAEKLGIADGDWVEIETRRGRIRMRAKVGKAPKGLLVLPFHFKANKLTSDALNKAGTPEFKFSAARLRKLRNEKPTLDTPP; encoded by the coding sequence GTGAGCGAGCTTAAGACCGTCGTCTGCCCATACTGTGGCTTCGGCTGCAGGCTTCTCGTCGACCCAAGGAGCATGAGGGTCTCTCCCCACAAGGGCGCCCCCAACTACGGGAAGCTCTGCCCGAAGGGTCTCCACGCGACGGAGTTCGTACTCTCGGGAGACAGGTTGAAGAGACCCCTAAAGCGAGATGGGAACAGGATGAAGGCGATAAGCTGGGGCCAGGCGATCGAGGAGGTTGCCCAGAAGCTCCTTGAAATCCGTGAGCTGTACGGTCCGGATGCGGTCGCCTTTCTCGCCTCCTCCAAGGTCTCCAACGAGGAGAACTACCTCCTCCAGAAGATTGCACGCCTGTTCGGCACGAACAACATAGACAACTGCGCTCGCTTATGCCACGAAGCTTCCGTTCACGCTCTCAAAATGACGGTCGGAGCCGGCGCCCAGACCAATCCCTACGAAGACATCCCGAACTTCAACGCGGTTCTCATCTGGGGCTACAACCCAGCCGAGACCCACCCTGTGGTCATGGACTACATCCTGCGGGCCAAGCGAAGGGGGGCAAAGATAATCGTCGTTGACATCAGGGAAACGAGGACTATGGCCTTTGCCGATTATAAGCTCGTGATAAGGCCCGGGACTGACATAGCACTCGCCAACGCCATGATGCACGTTATAATAAAGGAGGAACTCTACGATGAGGAGTTCATAGCTTCTAGGACGGTGGGATTCTCCGAGCTGAGGATGGCAACGAAGAAGTACACCCCCAAGTACGCGGAGAGGGTGACGGGGGTTCCAGCCGGGACGATAGAAGAGGTCGCTAGAACCTTCGCCCTCGCTGGAAGCGGGGCGGTGATGTGGGGCATGGGGCTTACCCAGCACGTTGGCGGCGTTGAGAACGTTCTGGCGGTCATAGACCTCGCCCTGCTCCTCGGATACATCGGCGAGAGGGGCGGCCTCTACCCGATGCGGGGCCAGAACAACGTCCAGGGGGCTGCATACATGGGTGCCCTCAGCGAGTTCCTGCCCGGCTACATCCCACTCACCGATGAGAGGTTCCGTAAGAGGGTGGCCTCTCTCTGGGGCGTCGATGATCTCCCGACGGAGAGGGGCCTCTACCTAACAGAGCTTTGGGACGCCATTGAGGATGGAACCGTTAAGGGCCTCTACGTCGTCGGCGAAAATCCCGCTGTGAGCGAGGCCGATTTCACCCGCGTTCGCGGCGCCCTCAGAAAGCTGGACCTTCTCGTCGTGCAGGACCTCTTCATGACGAGGACCGCTCGCTATGCCCATTACATCCTTCCGGCGAGCGCCTTCTGCGAGAAGGAGGGCAGCTACATGAACAGCGAGCGCAGAATACAGTGGAGCCACAGGGTCTGCGAGCCTGTCCACGACTCGAAGCCCGACTGGGAAATCCTTATGATGCTCGGAAAGGCCCTTGGACTTCCGGGCTTCGACTACCGCTCCGTGGAGGAGGTAACTGCAGAGTACTTCAGGCTCTTCCCGTCGCTGGAGGAGAGAAGTGTTGAGGAACTTAAAAACTCCGACGGAATATTCCTTCCGAGGAAGAGGCTTCACACCTGGGAGTTCTCAACGCCGGACGGAAAGGCGAGGCTTGTGGCAGTTGAGCAGGTCGCCCCCTGGGAGAAGCCCGACGCTGAATATCCTTTCATCCTCACGACGGTTCGGCTGATTAGCCACTATAACACCGGCGAGATGACCCTTAGGAGTCCCTCTCTCGTCAGACTCATGGGAGAGCCGAGGGTTCTGATGAATGAGGGAGATGCCGAAAAACTTGGAATAGCGGACGGTGACTGGGTCGAGATAGAGACGAGGCGCGGGAGGATAAGGATGCGGGCCAAGGTGGGCAAAGCTCCGAAAGGCCTGCTGGTGCTCCCCTTCCACTTCAAGGCGAACAAGCTGACCAGCGACGCCCTCAACAAGGCGGGAACTCCGGAGTTCAAGTTCTCGGCGGCGAGGCTTAGAAAGCTCAGAAACGAAAAGCCCACTCTGGATACTCCCCCGTGA